A genomic window from Cutibacterium acnes includes:
- a CDS encoding zinc-dependent alcohol dehydrogenase family protein produces the protein MKAALVEQYHEPLAIRDIPEPAHDSDGVVVEVKACGVCRSDWHGWQGEWPGFTGGSLPHIFGHEFVGLVSDIGNNVSRYRVGDRVIVPFTLGCGHCEYCRSGHSNVCPTVSMPGFSYDGGFAQYVTVPDADANLVKLPDAVDFTDAAGMGCRLMTAYHGIVEVGQIHPGDWLVVYGAGGVGLSATLVATSAGANVIAVDIADDKLALARKVGAIATINSRETDPVEAVRELTDGGADKSVDALGISETLHNAVNSLRSRGTHIQIGMTAEGPVGDVALTINDLIAKEIDFRGSFGMPAVEFRYLLNQVAASKIKPGQLVTKTIALSEVNDALTAMSTYNTVGTTVITDFTR, from the coding sequence ATGAAGGCAGCACTAGTTGAGCAGTACCACGAACCATTAGCCATCAGGGATATTCCTGAGCCAGCTCATGATTCGGACGGTGTGGTCGTCGAGGTGAAAGCCTGCGGCGTCTGTCGAAGCGACTGGCACGGCTGGCAGGGCGAGTGGCCAGGATTTACCGGCGGCTCCTTGCCTCACATCTTCGGACACGAGTTCGTCGGGCTGGTCAGTGACATCGGCAACAACGTGAGCCGATACCGCGTGGGAGACCGGGTGATTGTCCCCTTCACATTGGGTTGCGGTCACTGCGAGTACTGCCGGAGCGGTCATTCAAACGTCTGCCCTACCGTGTCCATGCCCGGTTTCAGCTATGACGGCGGATTCGCGCAATATGTCACCGTCCCCGACGCAGATGCCAACCTCGTGAAGCTCCCCGACGCCGTCGATTTCACCGATGCTGCGGGTATGGGCTGCCGCCTCATGACCGCCTACCACGGCATCGTCGAGGTGGGACAGATCCACCCCGGTGACTGGCTTGTCGTCTATGGTGCAGGCGGCGTGGGTCTGTCGGCCACCCTCGTCGCTACCAGCGCAGGGGCAAACGTCATTGCCGTCGACATCGCAGATGACAAACTTGCCTTGGCTCGCAAGGTCGGGGCTATCGCGACCATCAATTCGCGCGAAACCGACCCAGTGGAGGCAGTTCGTGAGCTGACCGACGGAGGCGCGGACAAGAGCGTCGACGCCCTGGGCATTTCCGAAACTCTGCACAACGCGGTCAACTCATTGCGTTCCCGAGGAACCCATATTCAGATCGGCATGACTGCAGAGGGGCCAGTCGGCGACGTGGCGTTGACGATCAACGACCTCATTGCCAAGGAGATTGATTTCCGGGGGTCCTTCGGAATGCCTGCCGTCGAGTTCCGTTACCTGCTCAATCAGGTTGCTGCGAGCAAGATAAAACCAGGCCAGCTCGTCACCAAAACCATCGCACTGAGTGAGGTGAACGACGCTCTCACCGCCATGTCCACCTACAACACGGTGGGAACCACCGTCATTACCGACTTCACACGCTGA
- a CDS encoding PrsW family intramembrane metalloprotease yields MQYPLTPKPVRRSGALPIVITVLGAIAILLIVALISAGSPVTFIVGAIPSTAALIVCLLCYRWLDRWEPEPTRLTVMALIWGGSAGVIFSFLVEMAIPASEFVTMAIVAPLAEELAKASVFILVATGARKLELTSLTDHIFYAGICALGFAFVENLGYFALSSSAGEFVVMALVRTGFGVFGHPLYTTATAVGIWAWRTKGGLWKAAVGYIAACLLHGLWNGGPTLLAGSLGLDDTGQLAAMILVYIVLFVPVFIGTIIMTTRNRRNEYEAVRSQLPLMVEAGLVTPAEADMIADPRKRRAILADSGKYGRVAKRNQKRTITAATEAALAQHRIAAGEGGPELVKRRDQLSEWLRSRPDKLGQLPLMPQFPPIQPPATW; encoded by the coding sequence ATGCAGTACCCACTCACTCCCAAACCGGTTCGACGCAGCGGAGCCCTGCCGATAGTCATCACCGTATTGGGAGCGATCGCCATCCTCCTCATCGTCGCGCTCATCAGCGCAGGCTCACCCGTTACCTTCATCGTCGGTGCAATCCCATCGACCGCGGCCCTTATCGTGTGTCTGCTGTGCTACCGCTGGCTCGACAGATGGGAGCCCGAACCTACCCGTCTCACAGTGATGGCGCTGATCTGGGGAGGGTCAGCAGGCGTCATCTTCTCGTTCCTTGTCGAGATGGCGATTCCCGCCAGTGAGTTCGTGACGATGGCCATCGTCGCACCGCTTGCTGAGGAGTTAGCCAAAGCCTCAGTATTTATTCTCGTTGCCACTGGAGCCCGCAAGCTTGAGCTCACCTCGCTAACCGATCACATCTTCTATGCCGGGATCTGCGCCCTAGGCTTCGCGTTCGTGGAGAACCTGGGTTATTTCGCTCTCTCGTCGAGTGCCGGGGAATTTGTCGTCATGGCACTTGTGCGCACAGGTTTTGGGGTCTTCGGACACCCGCTTTACACCACGGCGACCGCAGTCGGTATCTGGGCGTGGCGCACTAAAGGTGGTCTCTGGAAAGCCGCTGTTGGCTACATCGCTGCATGCCTGCTTCATGGTCTGTGGAATGGCGGCCCCACATTGTTGGCGGGCAGCCTTGGCCTTGACGACACCGGCCAGTTAGCTGCGATGATCCTGGTCTACATTGTGCTCTTCGTACCAGTGTTCATTGGAACCATCATCATGACGACTCGCAATCGACGCAACGAATACGAGGCAGTGCGATCCCAGCTACCCCTCATGGTAGAAGCTGGCCTGGTGACTCCGGCTGAGGCTGACATGATTGCAGATCCGCGTAAGCGGCGCGCCATCCTCGCTGATTCGGGTAAGTATGGTCGAGTCGCGAAACGGAACCAGAAACGCACGATTACTGCCGCGACTGAGGCTGCGCTGGCACAACACCGTATTGCCGCTGGAGAAGGCGGTCCTGAGCTCGTCAAGCGTCGCGACCAGCTTTCTGAATGGCTGCGATCGCGACCCGACAAGCTAGGACAACTACCGTTGATGCCGCAATTCCCGCCGATACAACCACCGGCAACATGGTAA
- the mfd gene encoding transcription-repair coupling factor, giving the protein MVSVGTTTYPMLVTFGGLTSLLSREPVLSHVVEDALTRRTPTLDLQVAASARPAVAAVLGRSLDGSGRLPVLLVTSTFREAEESVATLKTWLGADAVCYYPSWETLPHERLSPRTDTVGRRMEVLRRLCGTEGEVPQVVVAPVRSLLQPQVAGLGRVAPVRLAVGEEHDLTELATELVNAAYSRVDMVERRGEFAVRGGIVDVFPPVLEHPVRIDFFGDEIEEMTSFAVADQRSTDETHQELICAPCRELILTDEVRSRAKALLTDHPELADMLERIGNGQAVEGMEALMPALVDEMELLVDVLPEHAMVVLSDPEMVRSRAADLVRTSEEFLGAGWAAAAGGGQAPIDLAASGYRSLAQVRSHCLERGMAWWSMSSFSLDSSATDVLVDDDITSAPQTVNPQLVAVEPWHGDVEAAVKDLTARLDDGWTVLLCAEGEGMAKRMSELLGEHNVAARLVDDVDPDATEPCVQVIRLHQRHGFAAESVKLLVASTGDLAESQDPGGTGERRMPRRRRNQIQPLELKPGDLIVHEQHGVGRYVEMVQRTVGGATREYLVIEYAPSKKGQPGDRLFVPVNSLDQVTRYVGGDAPSLDRMGGGDWRKRKARARKAVREIAAELIKLYAARQATKGHAFGPDTAWQRELEGAFAYVETPDQLTTIADVKRDMEQVVPMDRLVCGDVGYGKTEIAVRAAFKAVQDGKQVAVLVPTTLLVQQHFQTFTERYAGFPVKVAALSRFQTDTEARETLEGLQRGTVDVVVGTHRLLAKEVEFKDLGLVIVDEEQRFGVEHKEALKRMRVNVDVLAMSATPIPRTLEMAVTGIREMSTIATPPEERHPVLTFAGPYDEGQVVAAIRRELAREGQVFYIHNRVQSIEKTAAKLRELVPEARIVTAHGQMNEKQLEQIMVDFWERRADVLVCTTIVESGIDISTANTLLIDRADLMGLSQLHQLRGRVGRSRERGYAYFLYPADKPLSQTAHDRLATMAAHTDLGSGMAIAMKDLEIRGAGNLLGGEQSGHIADVGFDLYIRLVGDAVAEFRGDSTTADEPEMRIELPVDANLPVEYVETERLRLEMYKRLAEVRSDEEVDAIGAELVDRYGPMPEPVQALLGVARFRLLCRQAGIHEVVPAGRNIRFSPVNLPESRVMRLKRLYPGSVVKQTAGLVLVPKPMTATIGGQPLGGADLLKWSADLVTNVLAVDTPIGAGRPTEP; this is encoded by the coding sequence ATGGTGAGTGTCGGTACCACCACGTACCCTATGTTGGTGACTTTTGGCGGACTGACCTCCCTTCTTTCCCGCGAACCGGTGCTCTCCCATGTTGTGGAGGACGCCCTTACCCGGCGCACTCCCACCCTTGACCTTCAGGTGGCAGCTTCGGCCCGCCCGGCGGTGGCAGCCGTACTGGGCCGGTCTCTCGACGGTTCCGGACGTCTGCCAGTATTACTCGTGACGAGCACGTTCCGAGAGGCCGAGGAATCAGTTGCTACCTTGAAGACGTGGCTCGGCGCCGACGCTGTCTGTTACTACCCATCGTGGGAGACCTTGCCTCATGAGCGTCTGAGCCCGCGTACGGACACCGTCGGTCGACGCATGGAGGTGCTGCGTCGGCTGTGTGGTACCGAGGGTGAGGTACCACAGGTGGTGGTCGCCCCGGTGCGCTCCTTGCTGCAGCCTCAGGTTGCCGGTCTGGGACGCGTCGCCCCGGTGCGCCTGGCAGTGGGAGAAGAGCATGACCTTACCGAGCTCGCGACTGAACTCGTCAACGCCGCCTATAGCCGGGTTGACATGGTGGAACGCCGTGGCGAATTCGCAGTACGTGGCGGCATCGTCGACGTCTTCCCACCGGTGCTAGAACACCCGGTCCGTATCGATTTTTTTGGTGACGAGATCGAGGAAATGACCTCCTTCGCGGTAGCCGACCAGCGATCCACCGACGAGACTCACCAAGAACTGATCTGCGCTCCTTGCCGTGAGCTCATCCTCACCGACGAGGTACGTTCCCGAGCCAAGGCTTTGCTGACCGACCATCCCGAATTAGCTGACATGTTGGAGCGGATCGGCAACGGTCAAGCTGTCGAGGGGATGGAGGCTCTTATGCCGGCCCTCGTTGATGAGATGGAACTACTCGTCGACGTCTTGCCTGAGCATGCCATGGTCGTCCTGTCAGATCCAGAGATGGTGCGCTCTCGTGCTGCGGATCTGGTTCGCACCTCCGAAGAGTTCCTCGGTGCTGGATGGGCAGCTGCCGCCGGCGGCGGACAAGCTCCTATTGACCTGGCTGCTTCGGGTTATCGCAGCTTGGCCCAGGTAAGATCGCACTGTCTAGAGCGCGGCATGGCCTGGTGGTCGATGTCCTCTTTTTCTCTGGATTCTTCGGCAACTGATGTCCTCGTCGACGACGACATCACCAGTGCTCCGCAAACGGTTAATCCCCAGCTCGTGGCCGTTGAGCCGTGGCATGGCGACGTCGAGGCAGCTGTTAAGGATCTGACGGCTCGCCTTGACGACGGCTGGACGGTCCTGTTGTGCGCCGAGGGTGAGGGCATGGCCAAACGCATGTCCGAGCTGTTGGGGGAGCACAACGTCGCGGCCAGACTGGTTGACGATGTCGACCCGGATGCCACCGAGCCATGCGTTCAGGTCATCCGACTTCACCAGCGTCATGGGTTCGCGGCCGAGTCTGTCAAACTGCTCGTTGCTTCCACCGGTGACCTCGCCGAGTCCCAGGATCCCGGTGGCACTGGCGAACGTCGCATGCCTCGACGACGTCGAAATCAGATCCAACCCCTGGAGCTCAAGCCGGGCGATCTCATCGTCCACGAGCAGCACGGTGTGGGGCGGTACGTGGAGATGGTGCAGCGCACTGTCGGCGGCGCTACCCGCGAGTACCTCGTTATCGAGTACGCGCCCTCCAAAAAAGGTCAGCCTGGTGATCGCCTCTTCGTGCCGGTGAACTCGCTGGATCAGGTGACCCGATATGTCGGTGGGGATGCCCCCAGCCTCGACCGTATGGGTGGGGGAGACTGGCGCAAGCGCAAGGCGCGTGCCCGCAAGGCGGTCCGTGAAATCGCCGCCGAGCTCATCAAGCTCTATGCTGCTCGCCAGGCCACTAAGGGGCATGCTTTCGGCCCTGACACTGCGTGGCAGCGGGAGTTGGAGGGCGCCTTCGCTTACGTCGAGACACCTGACCAGCTCACCACCATTGCCGACGTTAAGCGTGACATGGAGCAGGTCGTTCCGATGGACCGGCTGGTCTGTGGTGATGTCGGCTACGGTAAAACCGAGATCGCGGTACGTGCTGCGTTTAAGGCGGTTCAGGACGGCAAGCAGGTGGCGGTGCTGGTGCCCACTACTTTGCTGGTGCAGCAGCATTTCCAGACCTTCACTGAGCGTTACGCAGGTTTCCCCGTCAAGGTGGCGGCCCTGTCTCGTTTCCAGACTGACACCGAAGCCCGCGAAACCCTCGAGGGACTTCAACGCGGTACCGTCGACGTCGTCGTCGGTACCCATCGCTTGCTGGCCAAGGAGGTTGAGTTCAAGGATCTCGGCTTGGTCATCGTCGACGAGGAACAGCGTTTTGGCGTCGAGCACAAAGAAGCGCTTAAACGCATGAGGGTCAACGTCGATGTGCTTGCTATGAGCGCTACGCCGATCCCGCGCACCTTGGAGATGGCGGTGACAGGCATCCGCGAGATGAGTACGATCGCCACCCCACCAGAGGAGCGTCACCCGGTGCTCACTTTCGCCGGACCCTATGACGAGGGGCAGGTTGTTGCGGCGATCCGGCGTGAACTTGCTCGTGAAGGTCAGGTCTTTTACATCCACAACCGCGTGCAGTCCATTGAAAAGACAGCTGCCAAGCTGCGTGAACTTGTTCCAGAAGCGCGGATTGTCACTGCGCACGGCCAGATGAACGAGAAACAGCTGGAACAGATCATGGTGGACTTCTGGGAGCGTCGTGCCGACGTCCTGGTATGCACGACGATCGTTGAGTCGGGTATCGACATTTCTACCGCCAATACTCTGCTCATCGATCGAGCTGACCTTATGGGGCTGTCTCAACTGCACCAGTTGCGTGGTCGTGTGGGGCGGTCTCGGGAGCGTGGCTATGCCTACTTCTTGTACCCGGCGGACAAGCCACTCTCCCAAACGGCTCACGACCGCTTGGCGACGATGGCCGCTCACACCGACCTGGGTTCTGGCATGGCCATCGCCATGAAGGATCTGGAGATTCGCGGCGCCGGGAATCTGCTTGGTGGTGAGCAGTCCGGGCACATTGCTGACGTTGGCTTCGATCTTTACATTCGTCTGGTAGGTGACGCCGTCGCTGAGTTCCGTGGGGACAGCACCACTGCCGATGAACCGGAGATGCGTATTGAGCTGCCCGTTGACGCCAACCTTCCGGTTGAGTACGTCGAAACTGAACGCTTACGCCTTGAGATGTACAAGCGATTGGCTGAAGTGCGCAGTGACGAGGAGGTTGACGCCATCGGGGCCGAGTTGGTCGACCGTTATGGACCGATGCCCGAGCCCGTCCAAGCTCTGCTTGGGGTGGCGCGATTCCGCCTGCTATGTCGACAGGCGGGAATTCATGAGGTCGTTCCGGCTGGACGCAACATCAGGTTTTCGCCGGTGAATCTGCCGGAATCCCGGGTGATGCGCCTCAAGAGGTTGTATCCCGGATCGGTGGTCAAGCAAACAGCGGGTTTGGTGCTGGTGCCTAAACCCATGACTGCAACGATTGGGGGCCAGCCATTGGGCGGTGCCGACTTGTTGAAGTGGAGTGCCGACCTCGTGACGAACGTCCTGGCTGTTGACACCCCGATCGGCGCGGGCCGGCCCACTGAGCCATAG
- a CDS encoding MazG family protein — translation MAAEYARPRAEFSELVEVMARLRDECPWDRSQTHRSLVTYLVEETGEVIDAIEAGTDDDLVEELGDLLLQVVFHSRIGEQGGRFDINEVVGGIVAKLVARHPYVFSDEEVPEDLDAAWEARKAAAKGRTSSLDGIAYSLSSVARSAKVISRARTRGVGVKLADEPITAAETGDQLVTLIARAQASGVDADQALRDRLRDLEDEIRKAECRTD, via the coding sequence ATGGCGGCTGAGTACGCACGACCCAGGGCCGAATTCAGCGAGCTCGTCGAGGTGATGGCAAGGTTGCGCGACGAGTGTCCGTGGGATCGCAGTCAGACCCATCGATCCCTGGTGACCTATCTAGTCGAGGAGACTGGCGAGGTCATTGACGCGATTGAGGCCGGTACCGATGACGATCTCGTTGAGGAGCTGGGGGATCTGCTACTCCAAGTCGTCTTCCATTCCCGGATCGGTGAGCAGGGGGGACGTTTCGACATCAACGAGGTCGTCGGTGGAATCGTCGCCAAGCTTGTGGCCCGTCACCCCTATGTGTTCTCCGATGAGGAGGTTCCTGAGGACCTCGACGCCGCATGGGAGGCTCGTAAGGCAGCGGCCAAAGGACGTACGTCCAGCCTGGACGGGATCGCCTACTCCCTTTCCAGCGTGGCCCGCAGCGCTAAGGTCATCTCACGGGCACGCACTCGTGGGGTGGGCGTCAAGCTGGCCGACGAGCCGATCACCGCGGCGGAGACTGGTGACCAGCTTGTGACTCTCATTGCTCGCGCCCAGGCAAGCGGTGTTGACGCGGATCAGGCGCTACGAGACCGTTTGCGCGATCTCGAAGACGAGATCAGGAAGGCTGAGTGCCGAACTGACTGA